Sequence from the Microbacterium dextranolyticum genome:
GATGCCCTCGAACTCCGCGACCCCCCTGCTGCCCATCACGAATTGACGCGCTCCGGCGCGTGAGGAACTCCAGCCCATGATCCGAATGACCCTCGGAGATATCGCGGACGCCGTCGGGGGAACCCTCGACCCGTTCGGCGGCGACAGCGCAGACACCCTGGTCTCGGGTGCCGTCGACACCGACTCGCGCCTCATCCAGCCCGGCGATGTGTTCGTCGCCAAGCCCGGCGAGGTCACCGACGGTCACCGCTTCGTCGGAACCGCCGTCACCGCGGGCGCGGCGCTGGCGATCGTCGAACACCGCGTCGACGCGCCCGTGTCGCAGATCGTCGTGGCCGACGCGGTGGACGCTCTGGCCGACCTGGCGCAGACGGTCGTCGCCCGTGTACGGAACCGCGGCGACCTGCGGATCACCGGGATCACCGGCTCCAACGGCAAGACGACGACGAAGAACCTCCTCGCCCGCATCCTGGAGGACGAGGGCGAGACCGTGGCGCCGCGCGGCTCGTTCAACAACGAGGTGGGCGCGCCGCTGACGATGCTGCGCGTGGAGGAGGGCACCCGCTACCTCGTGAGCGAGTTCGGGGCATCCGGTCCGGGCGAGATCGCGCGCCTCGCCGGCCTGGTCACCCCCGACGTCGGCGTCGTCCTCATGGTCGGCCTCGCCCATGCGGGCGGGTTCGGCGGCGTCGAGGCGACGCTGAAGGCGAAGACCGAGCTCGTCGAGGCGATCCGCCCCGGGGGAGTGGCCGTCCTCAACGCCGACGATCCCCGCGTCGTCACCATGGCCGCCGTCGCTGCGGCCCGCGGCGTCGAGGTGCGGTGGTTCGGGCGCGGCCCCGGCGCCGACATCCGCGCCGAAGAGGTCGAGGTCACCGCTGCGGGAACCACCTGCGTCGTCGTGGTCGACGGCGAGCGGATGCCGCTGCGCCTGCAGGTGCTCGGCGAGCACCATGTCATGAACGCGCTCGCGGCGATCACCGCGGCATCCGTGCTCGGCGTGCCGCCTGCCGTCTCGATGGCACGTCTGGAGACAGTGCAGATCGCGGAGCGCTGGCGGATGCAGCCGCTCGGTTCCGACCGGGTGCGCATCATCAACGACGCCTACAACGCGAGCCCCGACTCGATGGCGGCGGCACTTCGCACGCTCGCCCAGATCACCGAGCCGGGACAGCGCAAGGTCGCCGTCCTCGGTGCGATGAGCGAGCTCGGTGAGGCGGCGGGCGAAGAGCACGACCGCATCGGTCTGCTGGCCGTGCGCCTGCGGATCGAACGCATCGTCGTCATCGGGCCGGATGCCCGTCGGCTCTACCTCTCCGCGATCGGAGAAGGGTCGTGGGACGGCGAAGCGGTCTTCTTCGAGACGCCGGACGAGGCGTTCGACTACCTGCTGACCGAGCTGCGCGACGGCGATCGGGTCCTGGTGAAATCGTCCAACTCGGCCGGCCTGCGGCACCTGGGCGATCGTCTGGGAGAATCGTTCTCGTGAGATCCCTGCTGACGTCCGCGACGATCTCGCTCGCCTTCACGCTCTTCCTGACGCCGCTGTTCATCCGGCTGTTCGAGAAGATCGGCTGGGGGCAGGTGATCCGCACCGAGGACGGGCACAACCCGCAGCACGCCGCCAAGCGCGGCACGCCCACGATGGGCGGGGTGGTCTTCATCCTCGCGACCGTCGTCGGCTACCTGATCGGGACGTTCACCGGTGGCTCGCCGCCATCGACCTCGGGGCTTCTGGTCATCTGGATGATGGTGGGGCTCGGTGTGGTCGGCTTCGTCGACGACTTCATGAAGGTGCGCCAGCAGCGCAGCCTCGGGCTCTCCGGCTGGCGGAAGGTCGTCGGCCAGGTGCTGGTCGCCGTGCCGTTCGCGATCTTCGCGCTGAACTTCCCCGACAAGTACCAGCAGACGCCGGCATCCCCCTACATCTCGTTCTTCCGCGACGTTCCGATGCTGTCGTTCATGGCGCTCGGAGCGATCGTCGGATGGATCGCCTATCTCATCTGGGTCTCCTTCCTCTCGGTGGCCTGGTCGAACGCGACGAACCTCACCGACGGACTCGACGGACTCGCGACCGGCGCGGGCATCTTCACCGTGTCGGCCTACAGCCTCGTGACCTTCTGGCAGTTCCAGCAGCGCTGCATGTCCGAGGCTCTCGTCACCGCGTATCAGTCCGCCTGCTACGACACGCGCGATCCGATGGACCTCACGATCGTCGCCGCCGCCTTCGTGGGGGCGCTCGTGGGCTTCCTCTGGTGGAACGCGCCGAAGGCGAAGATCTTCATGGGCGACGTGGGCTCCATGGCCATCGGCGGTGTCATCGTGGCGATGGCGATCCTCTCGCGCACCGAGATCCTGTCGGTCATCATCGCGGGTGTCTTCATCATCGGCCCGGGCTCGGTGATCCTGCAGCGCATCTACTTCAAGGCGACCGGCGGCAAGCGCCTGTTCCTGATGAGCCCGTTCCACCACCACCTCGAGATGCGGGGGTGGCCGGAGATCACGATCGTCGTGCGGATGTGGATCATCTCCGGCATGCTCGCCGTGTCCGGAGTGGGACTCTTCTACGTCGAATGGCTGGCCGCCCAATGAGCGAGGACGTCTCCGCACCCGAGGATCCGCGCCCGGCCGGACGCCCCGACCTCGACGGCCTGCGCAGCTGGAACGCGGACTGGCGCGGCCTGCGGGTCGCCGTCCTGGGCCTGTCCATGACGGGATTCTCCGCGGCCGACACGCTCGCCGAACTCGGTGCGGACGTGCTCGTCGTCACCGAGAAGGCGGACGAGGAGTACGCGCGTCTTCTCCCGGTGATCGGGGTGCCGCTGTGGGCGGGATCGCTCGCCGAGCCGCCCGCCGAGCTCGTGGCTTTCGCCCCGGACGTCATCGTCGCCTCGCCCGGGTTCGCCCCGCACCACCCCGTGATCCAGTGGGCCCGTGGGCGCGGGATCGCCCTCTGGGGCGACATCGAGCTCGCCTGGCGCGTGCGCGACAAGGTTCTCCGCCCCGACGGCACACCGGCGGCGTGGGTGCTCATCACCGGCACGAACGGCAAGACGACGACGACCCGTCTCACCGCCGCCATGCTCGCCGCGGCCGGGCTGCGCGCGGCCCCCGTCGGCAACATCGGTGTGCCGGTGCTCGACGCCGTCCGCGATCCGGCGGGATTCGACGTGCTGGTCGTGGAGGTCTCCAGCCATCAGCTCTGGTACCTCTCCCTCGCGAGCGGCCCCGAGGCGCTCTCGCCCCACGCCGCCGTCTGCCTGAACCTCGCCGACGACCATCTGCAGTGGCATGGCTCGGCGCAGGGGTATCGCGACGCCAAGGCCGTCGTCTACCGGAACACCCGCGTCGCGTGCGTCTACAACAAGTCCGACGTGGCGACCCGTGAGATGGTCGAAGAGGCCGACGTCATCGACGGATGCCGGGCGATCGGCTTCGACCTGGGCGTGCCGGGTCCGAGCGACCTGGGTCTGGTCGACGGCATCCTCGTCGACCGCGCCTTCCTGGCGGAGCGACGCACCAGCGCGCTCGAGCTGACCACGCTCGACGAGCTGGCCGCTCGCGGACTAGGGGCGCCGCACGTCGTGGCCAACATCCTCGCAGCCTCCGCTCTGGCACGCTCTCTCGACGTGGCGCCCGCGGCGATCGCCGCCGCGCTGGCGGACTTCCGGCTCGATCCGCACCGCATCGAGGTCGTCGCGACCGCGTCCGGCATCACCTGGGTCGACGACTCCAAGGCGACGAACCCCCATGCGGCGGCCTCGTCGCTCGCCGCGTTCCCGGGCGCCGTCTGGGTGCTCGGCGGACAGCTCAAGGGCGTGGACATCTCAGAGCTCGTCGCCGCGCGCGGCGCAACCGTGAAGGCCGCGATCGTCATCGGCGTCGAGCGTGCCGAGATCGCACAGGCGTTCGCACGACACGCGCCCGCCATTCCCTTCTTCGAGGTCGACCACGCCCAGACTGAAGACGTCATGGCGCAGGCTGTCGAACTGGCGGCGGGGATCGCCCGTGACGGAGACGTGGTGCTCCTCGCTCCGGCCGCGGCATCCCTCGACCAGTTCGAGTCCTACGCAGATCGCGGGCAGAGGTTCGCGGCGGCGGTCCGGGCACGGGTCGACGGCGCGGGGGGCGCCGGAAACGCGACGACGACACACGACGCAACGAACGATGGGGGAGCCAGTGGCGACGACCACGACGGGACACTCCCGCCCAGCGCCGATCGTCGCTGAGGCGGCCGAAGGCTCGGGCGGTCAGCCGCCGTCCTCGCGCGGGTTCGCGGCGCGTGTATCGCTGGGCAAGGTGTTCGCTCCGGTGTCGAGCGAGTTCCTGTTGATCGCCTCGACGGCGCTGCTGCTCACGGGTTTCGGGCTCGTCATGGTGCTCTCGGCGACGATGGCGGCTTCGCTCGCCGCCGGCGAGGGGCCCTTCGAGACGGTCATGAAGCAGGCGGTGTTCGCCGTTCTCGGCATTCCGCTCATGTTCATCGCGAGCCGGATGCCGGTTGCGTTCTGGAAGAAGATCGCCTGGCCGGCGCTGATCCTCGCGATCGCATTCCAGCTGCTGGTGTTCGTTCCCGGGCTCGGCGTCACCAACGACGGCAATCAGAACTGGATCCAGATCGGGGGACTGCAGGCGCAGCCCTCCGAGTTCCTGAAGCTCACACTCGCCCTGTGGCTGGGGTACGTCATGTTCCGCAAGCAGAGTCTGCTGAGCTCGTGGAAGCACGTCTTCATCCCGGTGGTGCCCGTCGGCGGACTGGTCATCGGCATCGTCGCCGTCGGCAGCGAGGACCTCGGCACCGGCCTCATCCTCATGGCGATCCTTCTCGGATGCCTCTTCTTCTCGGGTGTGAAGCTGCGTCTGTTCCTGATTCCGGCCGCGCTGGTCGTGTTCGCCGCCGCGTACTTCGCTGTGACGAGTCCGAACCGCATGGCCCGCATCATGAGCAGCCTCGTGAACTTCGACTCGATGGCCTGCTACAACGCTGCCGAGGGCGACTGCTACCAGGCGGTGCACGGGGTGTGGGGCCTCGCCGGCGGGGGAGTGTTCGGTCTGGGCCTCGGGAACTCGCGCGAGAAGTACGGATGGCTTCCCGCCAAGGCGAACGACTACATCTTCTCGATTCTCGGCGAGGAGCTCGGGCTCGTCGGTTGCCTCACAGTGCTCGTGCTGTTCACGCTGCTCGCGATCGGCGTGTTCCGGATCATCCGCAAGACCGACGACCCGTTCGTCCGCATCGCCTCGGGCGGCATCATCGTCTGGATCATCGGCCAGGCCATCGTGAACATCGGCGTCGTGCTGCGACTTCTGCCCGTGCTCGGCGTGCCGTTGCCGTTCATGTCGCAAGGCGGTACCTCGCTCATGTCCGTGCTGATCGCCTGCGGTGTGCTGCTGTCGTTCGCGCGGACCCTCCCCGTGGGCGCCATGTCGCCGAGCCCGGCCGACGCCCGTCCCCGCCGCCGCTGACTCGCTGACCGCCGCTCTCGGCCCTCGGGCTCGCCGGTAGGCTCGGAGCGATGACCGAGAACGCTTCGACGACCTATCTCCTCGCCGGTGGCGGCACCGCGGGGCACGTGAATCCGCTCCTGGCCGTCGCCGACGGCCTGCGTGCCCGTGACCCGCGCGACACCGTGCTCGTCCTCGGCACGCGCGAGGGGCTGGAGTCGCGGCTCGTCCCCGACCGCGGCTACGAGCTTCTCATCGTCGCGAAGGTGCCGTTCCCGCGGCGGCCCGACGCCGCGGCGCTGCGGTTCCCGTCCGCCTTCCTGCGGGCGATCGCACAGGTGCGGGCGTACATCCGTGAGCGCGGTGTCGATGTCGTCGTCGGCTTCGGAGGCTACGCATCGGCCCCGGCGTACCTGGCGGCGCGGCGTGAAGGCATCCCGTACGTCGTGCACGAGGCGAACGCCCGCCCGGGCCTGGCGAACGTCCTCGGCGCCCGCCGCGCCGCCGCCGCGGGAGTCGTGTTCGAGGGCACGCCGCTGCGCGGAGCCCGCGTGGTGGGCATGCCGCTGCGCACGGAGATCTCGGAGCTGGATCGCGACGCGACGCATGCGGAGGCGGCCGCGGCGTTCGGGCTGGATGCCGCCCGCCCCGTGCTGCTCGTCTTCGGGGGTTCCCTCGGCGCCCAGCGCCTCAACGCGGCCCTGGCAGAATCCTGGCGGGACATCGTCGATGCCGGATGGCAGATCCTGCACGCTGCGGGGGAGCGGAATGCGATCGTCGATCCGGGGCATCCGGACTATCGCGTCGTGCCCTACCTCGACCGCATGGACCTCGCCTTCGCGCTCGCGGATGCGATCGTCTCGCGATCGGGGGCGGCGACCGTCGCCGAAGTGAGTGCGCTGGGGATTCCCGCCGTCTACGTGCCCTACGCCGTCGGCAACGGCGAGCAGGCGCTGAACGCCGCGTCGGCCGTGCGCGCCGGTGCCGCACGCATCGTCCCGGACGCGGAGCTCACGGGCGACCGCGTCCGCACCGAGATCGTCCCCCTGCTGCGTGATGCCGATGCTCTCCGGGCCATGGGGGCGGCCTCGACGGAGGTCGGCACGCGCGCCGGCACGGCGAACGTCATCGCGCTGATCGACGACGCGCTGCGCCGCTGAGCGGGCGGGCTCACCGCAGCCCCTGCAGCGCGGCGGCGGCGAGCGCCAGAGCCTGCTCGGGGTCGATATGCAGGACGTGCATCTGCGCCGCGAACTCCCGCGCGGCCTGCTGCGCCTGACGCAGAGCTGGGTCTCCCTGCGCGGAGACGAACGTGCCATGGCGGCCGCGGGTCTCGACGAAGCCCGCGGTCTCGAGCTCGCGGTAGGCACGGGCCACCGTGCCGGGGGCGATGCCGAGGTCTTCCGCCAGCCGCCGGACCGTCGGCAGCCGGGTGCCGGCGACGAGGTGTCCGGCGGCGATGTCGTCGACGATCTGCGTGCGCAGCTGTTCGAACGGGGGGAGGGAGGACGCGGGGTCCAGCACGATCATGCGCTCACCGCGGTGCCGCCGGGAGCCCCGTCCGGGTAGAGCGGCCGAGGGAGACGCGCCCCCGTCGTCGGGTAGACGTAGAGCAGGGGCAGCTGGCACCAGACGAACAGGGTGTAGCCCCATCCGATGTCTCCATCCGCGGACGCGGTCACCGCGGCGACGGCCAGGAACAGCGCCACGACGAACAGGACCGCCGAGGTCTGACGGCCCGCGTTCAGCGCCGATGCACGAAGGGCATCGTCCCAGGCGAGCTCGAGTTCCGAGCCGGCCGGCTGGCCGGTGTCGAGGATGCGCCGTTCGAGGCGAGGGAGCGCCGCACCGAGGATGCCGGCCGGCACAGCGGCCGTCAGGGCGGCGACGGCGAACGGGACGGGGGCGATGTCGCCCCGGATGAGGGCGACGGCGACCCACACCGCGCCGACACCGGCGGCGGACGCCAGGACCCAGGTGAGGGCCCGTGGCCCGCGTCCGAGGTAGTCGGACGTGCGGGTGACGCGCAGTCGCGCCAGCCGCGCAGCGCCGGCGGCCGGCGCGAACAGGCGCGCGCGCAGCGCCGACACGGCCGCGATCACCATCATGACGGCGAACAGGATCGGGACCGCGACGAGAACCGGGAAGGCCTGGATCCCCCCGAGCGGAGTGAGCAGGAGCGCACCGCACCCCAGCACGGCGACCGCCAAAGCCCAGCGCTCGACGACGGTGCGGGTGCGCAGGAAAGCCTCCAGGCGCGGCTGCACATCCGCGGACACGCGCAGACCGCTGCGCTCAGCGAAGCGCGAGAGCGCGCGTTCCGTGGGACCGGGGCGGCGTGCGGCGACGATCGCCGACACGGCGCAGACCACGGCGATCGCGGCGAACAGCGCCGCCATGGCGAATCGGAACTCCGGGGTGGTCGTCATCGCTCTTTTGTATCGAACATCGTATCAATGTGTCAATACAGACAGTGGATGACCGCTCCGCGCGCCGCGGGCGGGCGCTCAGCCGCCCTTGCCTAGAATTGACGCGCCATGATTCGACCCGACCTCAGCCTCCCCATCCCCGACGACATCACCGTCGCGCACTTCATCGGCATCGGAGGCTCCGGCATGTCGGGTCTCGCGGGCATGTTCCTCGACCGCGGCATCCGCGTGTCGGGATCGGACCGGGCCGACAGCGCGGCGCTGCGGGCACTCGCGGCGCGCGGTGCCGACGTGCACGTGGGGCACGATGCGGCGAACCTCCCGGACGACGCCGACACCGTCATCCACACCGGTGCGATCTGGCCGGAGAACCCCGAGTTCCTCCTCGCGAAGGAGCGTGGCCTGCACGTGATCCACCGCTCCCAGGCCCTGCACTGGCTCGTCGGAGGGCGCCGCCTCGTGAGCGTCGCCGGAGCGCACGGCAAGACCACTTCGACGGGCATGCTGGTCACGGCGCTGAGCACCCTCGACACCACCCCGACGTTCGTCAGCGGGGGAGTCATCGCCGATCTCGGTGTCTCGAGCGGCACCGGGTCGGACGACCTGTTCGTCATCGAGGCCGACGAGTCGGACGGCACGTTCCTTCTCTACGACACCTCGATCGCCCTGATCACCAACGTCGACCCCGACCACCTCGATCACTGGGGCACCCGCGACGCGTTCTACGACGCGTTCATCCGCTTCGGTGACGATGCCGCGGAGGCCGTCGTCATCAGTGCCGACGACGCCGGCGCGCGTCGAGTGCGTGCGGCGCTCGGGCATCCGCGTGTCGTCACCTTCGGCGAGGATGCGGCGGCGGACGTGCGCGTCTCGGACATCGTGACGCACGGTCCGGTCTCGTTCACGCTGACGTTTGCGGGCGAGTCCGTCACCGGCAGCCTCGCGGTGCCGGGAGCGCACAACGCCATCAACGCCGCCGGTGCGGTGGCGGTCCTGCTGACCCTCGGCCACGAGCTCGAACCCGCCCTCCGTGCGGTCGAGGGATTCGCGGGAACCGTGCGGCGCTTCGAGTTGCACGGGGTGCAGCGCGGTGTGAGCGTCTTCGACGACTACGCCCACCACCCGACCGAGGTCGCGGCTGCCCTGGCCGCCGCGCGCACGGTCGTCGGTGCGGGGCGCATCATCGCCATCCAGCAGCCGCACACCTACTCGCGCACGCAGGAGATGTATCGCGAGTTCGCGGAGGTGCTCGAGTCGCACGCCGATCACACCGTCATGCTCGACGTCTACGGCGCCCGCGAAGACCCGGTGCCGGGCGTCACGGGCGAGCTCGTGAGCGGAGCGTTCGCCGACCCCGACCACGTGCACTTCGTGGCCGACTGGCAGCAGGCCGCGGACTACACGGCGTCGATCGCGCGCGAGGGCGACTACGTCATCACGCTCGGCTGCGGCAACGTCTACCAGATCATCCCGCAGGTGCTCGAGGCCCTCGCCGAGACCGAGGTCTGACCGTGCGGCGTCCGGTTCCGCTGCCGACGGACGGCCAGGCCGCGGATGCCCGCCCCGCGTCCGGGTCGCGCGCGCGGGACACGGCCGCGCCGACCGTCGAGCACACGGATTTCGGTGGACCGGATCTGCTTCCCGCTCCCCGCTCCGGTCGGGCCGCGCGTCCGTCCGAGGGGGCGACCGGAGGATCGCCGACGGATCGCCCGGCTGCGCGGGACGCGTCCGGCAAGGTCACTCCCGGGCGTGCCGCCGAACAGAGCGAGACGGTCGGGGTGCGCGAGGTCTGGGCCGCCGCGCGGGCGCGACGCAAGGCGCTGCGCAGCGAGGTGCGTCGCTTCACGGTCCGTCAGCGTCGCCGCCGCATCCTGTGGCTGAGCGTCGTCGGGGCCCTCGCCCTGCTCATCCTCGGCAGCATCGGCGCCGCGTACAGCCCGCTGTTCGCCGTGCGGCAGATCCGCGTCGTGGGGGCCGCGACGCTCGACCCCGCCACGGTCGAGACGGCTCTCGCCGGTCAACTCGGGACGCCGCTGCCTCTCGTCGATTCGTCGGCCGTCAAGGCGGCCCTCGTCGCGTTCCCGCTCGTGGAGTCCTACACGCTCGAGGCGCGTCCGCCGCACGAGCTCGTCGTGCGGATCGTCGAGCGCACGCCCATCGGCTCGATCTCGTCCCCTGCCGGGTACACGCTCGTGGATGCCGCGGGAGTGGCGCTGTCCACGACGCCGGAACCTCCCGCGGGGCATCCGGTCATCACGGCGGCCGGAGGAATCGGATCACCGGCCTTCGCCGCGATCGGCACGGTGTTCCGCGCCCTCCCGGACGACATCCGTGCCCAGGTGACCGCGATGACGGCGACGACCGGGAACGACGTCGCGCTGACGCTCGGGCCCGGGGGCACGAAGGTCGTCTGGGGCAACGCCGACGAGTCGGCGTACAAGGCCGTCGTCCTCGCGACGGCGATGGCCGCGCGCCCGCCGGGAGAGGTCTCGAGCTACGACGTCTCGGCGCCCGACGCCGTCGTCATGCGCTGAGCGGCGACCGATCTTCGATCCGATTGCGCGACACGCCCGCGGCCTCGAAGGGTTGGGGGATGCCTCCGCATACGTTCAGTCCAGGAATTGCATACTCGGCAATTCTTTAAGCCTCAACTTGAGGGTCAAGGTTTGAGGATCAAGGTTTCGGGCGGTTCGGGACAGATGGAGGTCGGCATGAGCCAGAACCAGAACTACCTCGCGGTGATCAAGGTCGTGGGTGTGGGCGGCGGCGGCGTGAATGCCGTCAATCGGATGATCGAGCTCGGGCTGCGGGGTGTGGAGTTCATCGCGGTGAACACCGACGCCCAGGCACTGCTCATGAGCGACGCGGACGTCAAGCTCGACGTGGGTCGCGAGCTCACGCGAGGGCTCGGCGCCGGTGCCGACCCCGAGGTCGGGCGTCGCGCGGCGGAGGATCACGCGGAAGAGATCGAAGAGGCGCTCGCCGGCGCCGACATGGTCTTCGTCACCGCCGGTGAGGGCGGCGGCACGGGCACGGGTGGCGCACCCGTCGTGGCTCGGATCGCCAAGTCCATCGGCGCCCTCACGATCGGTGTCGTCACCCGTCCGTTCTCCTTCGAGGGCCGCCGCCGCCAGAGCCAGGCCGAGGCGGGCGTCAACAAGCTCAAAGAAGAGGTCGACACCCTCATCGTCGTCCCGAACGACCGTCTGCTGGAGATCAGCGACCGCGGCATCTCGATGATCGAGGCGTTCGCGACCGCCGACCAGGTTCTCCTCGCCGGTGTCCAGGGCATCACCGACCTGATCACGACCCCGGGTCTCATCAACCTCGACTTCGCCGATGTCAAGTCCGTCATGCAGGGCGCAGGCTCGGCGCTCATGGGCATCGGTTCGGCACGCGGCGCCGATCGCGCGATCAAAGCAGCGGAGCTCGCCGTCGAATCTCCGCTGCTCGAGGCGTCGATCGAGGGTGCGCACGGCGTCCTGCTGTCGATCCAGGGCGGGTCGAACCTCGGCATCTTCGAGATCAACGACGCGGCGCAGCTCGTCCGAGAGGCCGCCCACCCCGAGGCGAACATCATCTTCGGAACGGTCATCGACGACACCCTCGGCGACGAGGTGCGCGTGACGGTCATCGCGGCGGGCTTCGACGGCGGCGAGCCCCAGGCGCGCATCGAGCCGATCACCGCGCAGCGCCCCGTGGCCGCGCCTGTGCTGCCGGCGATCCCCGCGGACGAAGCAGCACGCGAGGTCACCGGGGCCGGAGAGCGCGAAGCCGTCGTCGTGCCGGCGTCGACCGACTCGTACGACTCGGTCTACGGCTCCGACGACCTGGACATTCCCGACTTCCTGAAGTGACGGATGACGTGGCGGGGCGGCTCGCCGATCTCGATGCGCGCATCAGCGCCGCGGCGAGAGAGGCGGGCCGCGATCCCGCGACGCTGACGCGAATCGTGGTCACGAAGTTCCACCCGGCCGGGCTCGTGGAGCGCCTGCACGGACTCGGTGTCCGTGACGTCGGAGAGAACCGTCAGCAGGAGCTCACCGCCAAGCGCGCCGAGTTGCCCGACCTCGACGGGCTGCGGTGGCACTTCATCGGACAGGTGCAGACCAAGAAGGCCCGGGCGGTGCGTGCCGCCGCCGACGCGGTGCACTCCGTCGACCGGGACCGACTGGCCGACGCGCTGCACGCCGCCGACCCCGACGGCGTGCCGTTGGAGGTCTTCGTGCAGGTGAACCTCACCGATGACCCGGCGCGCGGCGGGGCGGCGCCCGGCGACGTCGTGCGGCTGGCCGATCACATCGCCACCCGCTGCCCCTCGCTGCGCCTGCGCGGGGTGATGGCCGTCGCGCCGCTGAGCGGCGCACCCGCCGCGGCGTTCGAACGGCTGGCCGCGAGTGCACAAGCCGTGCGGACGGTCGTGCCCGATGCAGCCTGGATCTCCGCCGGAATGTCCGGGGACTTCGCCGACGCCATCGCCGCCGGTGCGACACACCTGCGGATCGGCACGGCAATCACGGGCCCGCGGCCCGCGCACGGTTAACCTCGACACAGACGAGCAAACGGAGGATGCGATGTCGAACCCGCTCAAGAAGACCATGGTGTACCTGGGCCTCGCCGACGAAGAAGAGGTCTACCAAGAGCCTGCCGCCGAGACACCCGTTCGTCGCGAACGGGCCGTCGAAAAGGTGACGGCGCCGGTGACCCCGCTGCACCGCCCCGCCGTGGTGCGCCAGCCGACCGCCGGCGCGGTGAGCGAGATCCTGACCGTCCACCCC
This genomic interval carries:
- a CDS encoding UDP-N-acetylmuramoyl-tripeptide--D-alanyl-D-alanine ligase — encoded protein: MIRMTLGDIADAVGGTLDPFGGDSADTLVSGAVDTDSRLIQPGDVFVAKPGEVTDGHRFVGTAVTAGAALAIVEHRVDAPVSQIVVADAVDALADLAQTVVARVRNRGDLRITGITGSNGKTTTKNLLARILEDEGETVAPRGSFNNEVGAPLTMLRVEEGTRYLVSEFGASGPGEIARLAGLVTPDVGVVLMVGLAHAGGFGGVEATLKAKTELVEAIRPGGVAVLNADDPRVVTMAAVAAARGVEVRWFGRGPGADIRAEEVEVTAAGTTCVVVVDGERMPLRLQVLGEHHVMNALAAITAASVLGVPPAVSMARLETVQIAERWRMQPLGSDRVRIINDAYNASPDSMAAALRTLAQITEPGQRKVAVLGAMSELGEAAGEEHDRIGLLAVRLRIERIVVIGPDARRLYLSAIGEGSWDGEAVFFETPDEAFDYLLTELRDGDRVLVKSSNSAGLRHLGDRLGESFS
- the mraY gene encoding phospho-N-acetylmuramoyl-pentapeptide-transferase, coding for MRSLLTSATISLAFTLFLTPLFIRLFEKIGWGQVIRTEDGHNPQHAAKRGTPTMGGVVFILATVVGYLIGTFTGGSPPSTSGLLVIWMMVGLGVVGFVDDFMKVRQQRSLGLSGWRKVVGQVLVAVPFAIFALNFPDKYQQTPASPYISFFRDVPMLSFMALGAIVGWIAYLIWVSFLSVAWSNATNLTDGLDGLATGAGIFTVSAYSLVTFWQFQQRCMSEALVTAYQSACYDTRDPMDLTIVAAAFVGALVGFLWWNAPKAKIFMGDVGSMAIGGVIVAMAILSRTEILSVIIAGVFIIGPGSVILQRIYFKATGGKRLFLMSPFHHHLEMRGWPEITIVVRMWIISGMLAVSGVGLFYVEWLAAQ
- the murD gene encoding UDP-N-acetylmuramoyl-L-alanine--D-glutamate ligase, producing MSEDVSAPEDPRPAGRPDLDGLRSWNADWRGLRVAVLGLSMTGFSAADTLAELGADVLVVTEKADEEYARLLPVIGVPLWAGSLAEPPAELVAFAPDVIVASPGFAPHHPVIQWARGRGIALWGDIELAWRVRDKVLRPDGTPAAWVLITGTNGKTTTTRLTAAMLAAAGLRAAPVGNIGVPVLDAVRDPAGFDVLVVEVSSHQLWYLSLASGPEALSPHAAVCLNLADDHLQWHGSAQGYRDAKAVVYRNTRVACVYNKSDVATREMVEEADVIDGCRAIGFDLGVPGPSDLGLVDGILVDRAFLAERRTSALELTTLDELAARGLGAPHVVANILAASALARSLDVAPAAIAAALADFRLDPHRIEVVATASGITWVDDSKATNPHAAASSLAAFPGAVWVLGGQLKGVDISELVAARGATVKAAIVIGVERAEIAQAFARHAPAIPFFEVDHAQTEDVMAQAVELAAGIARDGDVVLLAPAAASLDQFESYADRGQRFAAAVRARVDGAGGAGNATTTHDATNDGGASGDDHDGTLPPSADRR
- the ftsW gene encoding putative lipid II flippase FtsW encodes the protein MGEPVATTTTGHSRPAPIVAEAAEGSGGQPPSSRGFAARVSLGKVFAPVSSEFLLIASTALLLTGFGLVMVLSATMAASLAAGEGPFETVMKQAVFAVLGIPLMFIASRMPVAFWKKIAWPALILAIAFQLLVFVPGLGVTNDGNQNWIQIGGLQAQPSEFLKLTLALWLGYVMFRKQSLLSSWKHVFIPVVPVGGLVIGIVAVGSEDLGTGLILMAILLGCLFFSGVKLRLFLIPAALVVFAAAYFAVTSPNRMARIMSSLVNFDSMACYNAAEGDCYQAVHGVWGLAGGGVFGLGLGNSREKYGWLPAKANDYIFSILGEELGLVGCLTVLVLFTLLAIGVFRIIRKTDDPFVRIASGGIIVWIIGQAIVNIGVVLRLLPVLGVPLPFMSQGGTSLMSVLIACGVLLSFARTLPVGAMSPSPADARPRRR
- a CDS encoding UDP-N-acetylglucosamine--N-acetylmuramyl-(pentapeptide) pyrophosphoryl-undecaprenol N-acetylglucosamine transferase: MTENASTTYLLAGGGTAGHVNPLLAVADGLRARDPRDTVLVLGTREGLESRLVPDRGYELLIVAKVPFPRRPDAAALRFPSAFLRAIAQVRAYIRERGVDVVVGFGGYASAPAYLAARREGIPYVVHEANARPGLANVLGARRAAAAGVVFEGTPLRGARVVGMPLRTEISELDRDATHAEAAAAFGLDAARPVLLVFGGSLGAQRLNAALAESWRDIVDAGWQILHAAGERNAIVDPGHPDYRVVPYLDRMDLAFALADAIVSRSGAATVAEVSALGIPAVYVPYAVGNGEQALNAASAVRAGAARIVPDAELTGDRVRTEIVPLLRDADALRAMGAASTEVGTRAGTANVIALIDDALRR
- a CDS encoding GntR family transcriptional regulator, with amino-acid sequence MIVLDPASSLPPFEQLRTQIVDDIAAGHLVAGTRLPTVRRLAEDLGIAPGTVARAYRELETAGFVETRGRHGTFVSAQGDPALRQAQQAAREFAAQMHVLHIDPEQALALAAAALQGLR
- the murC gene encoding UDP-N-acetylmuramate--L-alanine ligase, whose amino-acid sequence is MIRPDLSLPIPDDITVAHFIGIGGSGMSGLAGMFLDRGIRVSGSDRADSAALRALAARGADVHVGHDAANLPDDADTVIHTGAIWPENPEFLLAKERGLHVIHRSQALHWLVGGRRLVSVAGAHGKTTSTGMLVTALSTLDTTPTFVSGGVIADLGVSSGTGSDDLFVIEADESDGTFLLYDTSIALITNVDPDHLDHWGTRDAFYDAFIRFGDDAAEAVVISADDAGARRVRAALGHPRVVTFGEDAAADVRVSDIVTHGPVSFTLTFAGESVTGSLAVPGAHNAINAAGAVAVLLTLGHELEPALRAVEGFAGTVRRFELHGVQRGVSVFDDYAHHPTEVAAALAAARTVVGAGRIIAIQQPHTYSRTQEMYREFAEVLESHADHTVMLDVYGAREDPVPGVTGELVSGAFADPDHVHFVADWQQAADYTASIAREGDYVITLGCGNVYQIIPQVLEALAETEV